The genomic interval CTTCCCAAGGAGTCAAAGAGATTTCCTATCTAAGAGCCCGGGCTGCACTCGTGTACCTGGGCCCCATATTTCTTTCCCATCTTTGGTCTTCCTGGAACAAAATTGACTGGGCCCAGGGGGCCAGAGCTCACCGAACAACTGCGTGCTCCGTTTCTGGCTTCCAGGCACCAGTGAGGTAGCTGGACCAGGGGCAGACCTGGAAAAGCAGGTGTGAGGCTGGCAGGGCCGTCCTGACCTCTCCAGGGGACCCCCACTCAAGCACCGGTCCTCCCTGGCCCTCCATTGCTGAATCCCATGAGTTTGGCGCTCTCATCTCCCTCTGCTTTCTGGTAGCTTTGATGCCTACTGCCCACTCCCGACACACTCACCCTTCAGATCCTGAGACCCGCCTCACTTTCTAGCTCTGCCTAGGATGTGGATGAGAGCTGAGGACGGGTCCTCCCTGCTCTGGCCCCTCACCTCAAAGTGCATGTTTTCCAGCAGCAGCCTACTGTAAAGGGCCTCACTCTCCAGGGTGTGGTACCCATGCCCCAGCCGCTCTGTCTTCAGTATGTCCACAGCCTGCAGAGAAGCAGAGTGGAGCTCAGTATGGGGCAGGGAAGAGGTGGAGAGGAGGACCCCACCCAGCCTAGCTCCTCACCTCTCTAACCACCTCGGGAGAGCCGACCTCCCCGGCGTGGACGGTGCGGTGAATTCCACTCTTCACAGCCTCCTGGAGGGGTAAGACTAGATCAGACGCAGCCTTGGGAGGCCCAGCAGCCCTGCGTTCAGCACACTGTGGCCTTGGACCACCTGGCAGTCAGGACGACCTGCGTCAGCAATGTGGGAAGCCTGGACCCCACCTCCATCATTGTCTGAgtgtagctaacatttattagcTAGTCACCAAGTGTCAGGCACTGATGAGATGGTTTGTACGTGTTACCTAGTATTACTAACTATATCCCACACATTGTATAGGAGGGAAAACTAAAGCTCAGGAAAGTTAAGTAACATGGCCAAGGTCAAACAGGAAGCATAGAACCAAGCTCTGAACCCGGGCCACGGGACTCCAGAACACCCGCTGCTCTTACCCCTCAAGCTATGCCCCTTCCACAGGAAGGACTTCCATCATTAGGCTGGAAGGGACCTCTGAGATGTCTCCTCCAACTCCGTCACCTCGATAGAGGAAACAGGCCCAGAGACGAGATAATCTCACCAGAGGTCACGGGAAATCACGAGCAAAAGCAGGATGTGGGGACTTCATACCCAGTTCCTAGTCCTCAGGCCCAACCACGACACCCTTGGGAACTGGGGAGGCCCCAGGCTCCCAGTTGGTGTGACTTCTGACCTCTTGCCCCTGGCCCACCTCATAGGCCTGCACATGCCCCGGCATTAAGCTGCTTCCTGGGATGGTCTCGTCTCCTGCTAGGTCAACGGCCACCACGTCCTGCCGCCGGTACTTCTTGCACAGCTCCACCACCTCAGGGGACCAGTCTGTGGGTGAGACACCCCCCGGGGCCTGTCAGCTGATCATGGAGAGAGCCCTCCAGTCCTGCTTGCTGTCCCAACCCAGGGCAGCACGAGACAGGGCACTATCTTGTCTTCAAATTCCAGCTATGGCGTCCTGACCACATGGCCTTTGGCAAACCTCAGTTCCCTTCCTTCTCAGAGGGAACTCAACAGGGCGTGGGAACGCTCTGCTGAGGCCGTGGGTGCCAAGCGCCAGGGACACAGCCTGACCCCAGCAAATGACAGACGGGCCACTCTCTCACACGGTGCCCACAGAAACCCTTAAGGTGGGCTCTTAGCAGAGGGGGAGATGGAGGGCCACACCTCTAACATCGAATCCCCAGTACAGTCCACACTCGTCTGCTGGGGTCTTATGTCATCTTAACCCACAAAGTTATCATGAAGTAGtcaaaaaaggaagaatgttCACAGGCCTTTGGAATGAGACAGACTTTGTGCCTCCTTGATTGAGGAGCAAAAGGCTTCGCCTctctgcctcaatttcctcatctgtccaATGGGACTAAACAATGATAGTTCTACGTCCCAGGCTGCTGCACGCCAGTCACTCTGCAGAGTAGGTTCTGCAGGTTGGCATTGCCCAGGGCTTCAGTTCTCACTAATCCCTAGGGTGGAGGAATGAAGTAGGCACCACCATCTCCAAGGTGCATAACCAAGGTCTAGAAAGATGGTGTGACCTGCCTGATGTCACACCATGAGGCTTAAGCCCCAGAGATTTGATCAGGATCAGTGACAAAGGGAGAGACCCGTTAGAAATTCTGAAAATCAGACCTGGTCATAGGGTCTGTGGCCCGAGAAGGACAAGGCCTGGCCCACAGGGTCTCAAGGGAGGACTGCGGGCTGATCAGAACctggcatagattttttttttttttaaagacacagtctcatgttattgccctcagtagagtgctgtggcatcatagctcatagcaacctctaactcctaggcataaacaattctcttgcctcagcctcctggatagctgggactacaaatgcccaccacaatacctagccagctatttttttgttacagtttggccggggccgggttcgaacccaccaccattgatatatggggctggtgtcctacccactgggccacaggcactgcccagatttttttttttttttttcaatgattcAAGCTCCTTTGGCTTTTGAGCTCTCTGCCAGGTCATATGGCTGTCAAGACCTGGTCTCCCTGGGGAAGAAAGTATGTTGCCAAGAAGTCCTGGGCCCACCTAAGAGGTAGGCTTAAGAAGTACCAAGTTTGGCTCGGCGCCCAAAGCaaagtggttacagtgccagccacatgtactgaggctggcaggttcgaacctggccatggccagctaaacaataatgaaaactacaaccaaacaatagccgggtgttgtggtgggcacctgtagtcccagctacttgggacactgagacaagagaatttcttaagcccacgagtttgaggttgctgtgagttatgatgccacagcactctaccaagggtgacatagtgagactctatctcaaaaaaaaaaaagaagtaccaaGTTCCTATTGATGGACTCAAGGGACCATCATGTGGGGTCATGGGGGAGACAAGGTACAGCCCCACGGCCAGGCTGGGAGGTGGGAGCCAGGGTCGGTGGGCAGCCCAGGTCAGGGCAGCTGTCTTACTCACTGGGTTGGTGGCGCATGCAGCACAGGATAGTCCGGACCTTGACCCCGAAGTCTCGCTCCCCCTCCTTCAGGCCCTGGCCCACTAGGGCCACCACCTCATCTGGGGTGAGGTCCCCTCTGtatggggaaaggaggagggatggGCCTGAGGCAAAGGGAAGCCCACGGCGGAGTCTTTGGGGAGGACTGACAGATAACCCAAGGCCCAGCACACCTTTGGAGCAGTCAGGGCACTCTGGATCCCAGGGGAGGTGTGTGGTAATGTCAgactgccctccccacccccacatggACCACAGGCTAAGCTCAAGGCATCAGAATCACAGCTCAGTCTCACCTGAGTTATGAGTTTAGAGCAGGACCATTAGAAGTCACTGGCAAAGCAGGTTAACATACCCAGAACTATGGGGTACAAGACAGCTACACATTTTTGCCCAAGGTAAAAACAACCCCAAGCAAGGTGAGAGATGGGAACTGTGTCTCTCATAGAGTTAAACTCATTTTCTGAGGTCATGGACCTTATCGGGGGTGCAGGACCAAGGTCCTTCTTGGACCAGGGACTTCCAACAGTTGGCTTCTCTGGTCTCAGGGTGGGGCCACCCAGTCATACTTCAGCACAGCCCCTGCCCGGACCCTCACTCACTCAGCCTGATTCCAGGGGATGGGCTCCACCTTGGAGTTGGCCAGCAGGTGCGGGCTGTAGCGCACCTCCACATACACTACGCCTTCCTTGGCCTTGGATTCTACAAACTCATAGGCGATCCTTTTGATGGCCTCCCGGCAGCccctggaaagggaagaaaagggttGGTGACAACCTTCCCCAGGCCCCTCGGGAGCTCCAGGAGCAAACAAGGCTGCCCCAACCCTTGTCAGATCAAATCCACTTTAATCCCCAATCCCTCAGTCCTCACCCCCCAGCTCCGAGCATCTGCTGGATAAGGTCCTGTCAACTCTACTTCCAAACTACACGCCACGGCTTTCCCCTCCACCCTGGCTCACACCACGTCATCTCTAACTGTCCTCCCTGTCCCCAAGGTTGTCCCTGAAACTGTGCCAGCCCAGCGGTTGGAAGAGTcttctcactttatcgccctcagttgagtgctatggcgtcacacagcaacctccagcttctgggcttaggcaattctcttgcctcagcctcccaagtagctgggactacaggcgctcgccacaacgcccagctattttatgttgcagtttggccggggctaggtttgaacccaccacccttagtatatggggccagcgcccttctcactgagccacaggcgctgccctggaagaATCTTCTACAAACACAAGTCAAAGCATATTCCTCCTCCCCTCTAAGCCCCACTGGCTTCCCACCACGTGGGATGAAACCCCAACCTAGCAGCCCAGCCCACTAGGCCTATCTGATCCAGCCGTGTCAGCCTCCCAGGCATCTTCCTTCTCACTCACTCTCCCAGGCCACCAGGGCCTCCCATCTATCCAAGGACTGTCAGGCATGTTCCCACACTGGGGCCTTTACGTTTGTGGCCCCTCTTCAGCCTGATGTCCCCTAAGCTCATCCtccactgccccacccccaccagcctcATCTCCTCAGAGAGGTCTTCCCCAACCATCTTATCATAAAATGGCCCTCCACACTTCCCCGAATTCTATTTTTCCTGTTGTCCTTATCACCACTTGACATTATACATCATATGGCTTATTAGCCAATTTCCTATTTCCTTTAGCAGCTTGTAGTCTCCAAGAGGTAAGGACGCACCCTTCCTCCTCAATCGTCTTATCACTGCCCCAAACCTCTCAGCTGAGGACAGTGCCTAGACAGAGTGGCCAAATATTTGTTGATGATAGATGTGAGACTTGcagggaaaagaaaagcacacaGATGGACAGATCCAGAGGGACCCTTGGGTGGGGAGAGCCTTGGGACTCTGTTGTGGACTGGAATCCTTGTTCCCACACTCATCTGCTGTGTACCCCCGGCTCGTCACCCTCTCTGACATGCACATCAGAGGGCTATTATGAGAACAAAGTACTTTAGTTATCACTGAGTGGCGGCTCCATAAGCGAGGCACAAACTGACCCACAAGGGCCACTGCGAGTGTTGATCAGATGACAATGGACTGAACCTGGCTGCAAGGGCCGCCATGAAGAATGAGAACAGAAGGGTCACAAGTGCACCCAGAGCCCAGGGTGGAAAGACAGTGGCCTGACCAGGAGGGGGGCACCGAGGCTGAGGAAGGGGGGTGCTGCTCCCCTGTGGGATGGGGCGGAGGCCTAAATCCTAGGCCTCAGCCCTCCACTAGTGAGCTGGTCTTCCAGGGATGAGGTTCGCTCTGCTCCCCAGAACCCAGACAgcccacctcccccatctctcccccATGAGGCTGTCAGCTTCATTCACTCTACAAGTACCCTacactgtgcctggcaccatCAAGGCACCAGTGATACAGTAAACACACTAGACAAGGTCCCTCACTGAACAAGAGAGAGCCAGGCAAGAAAATGAATAACAGAGAGAGTATACAGTAGGTCAGATGGTGAAAAGTGCTACAGCTACAacctgggcgcggtggctcatgcctgtaatctcagcactctgggaggctgaggtcagtggatcacttgagctcaggagtttgagaccagcctgagcaagagtgagaccctgtctctattaaaaatagaaaaactagggcggtgcctgtggctcaaggagtagggcgccggtcccgtatgccggaggtgatgggttcaaacccagccccagccaaaaaccaaaaaaaaaaaaaaaaaatagaaaaactagtctggtgttgtggcagtcgcctgtagtcccagctacttgggaggctgaggtgagaggatcgcttgagcccacgagtctgaggttgctgtgagctgtgatgcaagggcactctacccggggtgacagagtgagactctgtctcaagaaaagagagaaaagagaagaaaagagaggagagggaaggaagggaagggaaggaaagggacgggaaaagaaaagaacagaacagaaaagaaaagaaaagaaagttttatagGTACAAATAAAGCAGGGAGCCAGCTGCTTCAACAACATAGTCACCTCACTATGCAGGAGGATGGGGAGCTAGCCACAGGCCCCCTGCAGGGATAGCCAGCATAGATGGCCTATGGCCAGCGTATGCTTGTTGTCCAAGGTACCCCGGGGGCTGATGTGGCCAGAGAGGAGTGAGCAGGGGGCGAGTGGAAGGAGAGGAGGATCAGGCGCTGAGCATACGAGCACACAGGGCTCTGAGACCTGGCATCAGGGTCCTtagctttggttttttttttttttttttttaactgtaagaGGTTTATTAAGAACCGAGTATGTGTGATCATGGCTTGGAGTCCTTAGCTTTTACTCTGAGTGACACAGGGAGACACTAGGGAGTCTGGGGTAGGGAACCAGCTTCAGTTTAAGAGAATCATTGAGATTTCTCTCTGAACTCTCCCAGCTCTGCTTCTGGGCCTTTTTAGCACCAAACAATGTTCCCCACAGACTCAGACAAGAAAAAAGGAACCTCAGAGAGAACCTAACCCCACCTGACCCTCTCTCTACCTTCCCGCACTCCACATTCCCCCTCCCAGAATAagcatcccctcccctcccaacaCAAAGCCCTGAACTAGGAGCTAGACCTGAGGACAAGCCCTGTACTGCCTCCGAGCCATGccttctctgggccttggttcACACTGGCCAAAGGACTCTTCCTTTGATATCTGTGGACAGTGGCAAGGTCAGGGGAGGTCAGACTCTCAGCAGGCTGTGGCCCCAAAAGGCCAAGCAACTGGCATCTGACTGCCCAGCACAGACCTTCAAGGAACTGGGACTCCTCTGTCTGTGGCTGGAGAGGTAGAAGCTGGCTCTGGGGTAGCGTGGGCAGTGGGTACCCGCACAGGGTGCCCCAGCGTGTACAGGAGGTCTGCCTATGTAGTGTCCTGGCATAGCGATATCTTGGGGGAGACACTCCAGGGTGGCTATCTGTGTGTCAGCATCTCCCAACTGAGCCCCCAGGCTTCCAGCAGGAAGCCAGCAGCCCTGGCCACGCCCTCCTCCCCTGGGATTCCTCAAACCTGCCCCGCAACCTGCCTGCCCACGCCTTATTCACTGGCCTCCAACCTCACACAGCCCATCCTCCAGACCACTCCTCACATCTCGCCCTCTACACACTGTCACACCCTCATTGTCCCTCCAGGTCTGGCCTAcccttcctcctccaggaagcctcccctAACTGCCCTGGCCCCTTGCCTCTCCCCTTCCTGAACTCCCATAGCACCAACTGCCAAGGCCCCATCCTTGCCTGCCTGGTGCCAGGAAGCTTGAGCTGGCGCCAGGGCAAGAATCTGGGCTCCAGCACTTTCCAGTTTCCTGATCCCGGGCAAGCTCCACTACTtccctgggcctctgtttccttgTCTGCAAAGGAGAATGTGTCTACCTTGCAGGATTGCTGACCTCTGCAAAAAGTAAGGATAATTCTGGAGATATTCtgttattaaaaaatggaagcagCCCAGGCActatggttcatgcctgtaatcctagcactctgggaggccaaggcgggtggattgcctgagctcaggagtttgaggccagcctgagcaagagaaagaccctgtctctactaaaaatataaaaactagccaggcatagtagtagcatgtgtctgtagtcccagctactcaaggaagaagcccaagagtttgaggttgctgtgagctatgacaccatggcactctacccaggatgggtgacaaagtgagattctgtctcaaaaaaaaaaaaaaaaaaaagaaagaaagaaaaagaaaaatggaaacaacgctgggcatggtggctcatgcctgtaatcccagcactgtgggaggctgaggagggagaattgcttgagctcaggagttcaagactcgcctgagcaagagtgagaccctgactcatgaaaaaaatggaaaaacccagctggatGCCGctgcaagtgcctgtaatcccagtggcttctggaggccgaggcagtgggatgcccacagcctgagtttgaggttgcagtgagctacgatgccactgcactctgctcaggggcatagggtgggactctgtctcaacaacaacaacaacaaatggaaGCAATGAAAGATAGTATAAAAGTCACTAAAGATGGCAATTATCTTCAAAGCAAGAGAGAGCTTGCTGAGAACACTGCTAAGTCTGTTCTAAACCCGCAGTCCTATGATGTAGGTAGATCACAAATGctgtagtctattttttttttttttgagacagagtttcttttttttgtagagacagagtctcactgtaccgccctcgggtagagtgccgtggcgtcacacggctcacagcaacctctaactcttgggcttacgtgattctcttgcctcagcctcccgagcagctgggactacaggtgcgcaccacaacgcccggctatttttctgttgcggtttggccggggctgggtctgaacccgccacccttggcatatggggccggcgccctactcactgagccacaggcgccgcccgagacagagtttcactatgtcgccctcggtagagtgccgtggtgtcacagctcacagcaacctcaaactcttgggctcaagcaattctcttgccttagcttcccaagtggctgggactacaggcgcccgccacaacagccagctattttttgctgtggttgtcattattgtttagctggcccaggccaggtttgaacccaccagcctcagtgtatgtggctggcactgtgaccactgagctacgggcgccgagccaaacCCTGTAGTCTAGGAGGGCAAATGGAAACCCGGAGAAGGTaactttgcccaaggtcacagtcaTTGCATGGAAGCATCGGATACTACTATCTGTATCTGTCAATTCTCTGTAGAAGTGGAAGCAATTTCAGGCCATCACACCCACACTTCAGAAAGGAGGGCTGAGGACTAAAGGTCCTCACTCTAGTGTACACAATGCTGAGAAGAGCCACAGTGTGGCTTCAGAGCATCTCCCTGCCACTGCAGGCTGAGGACAAGGACCAACACTGGCCCACGACCCAAGGACTGGGGCAACTCACGCGATAACGGGCATGTAGTAATCAAACTTGGCCAGGAACGCCGGGAGGGTGAGGGGCTTGTCCATGCCGATGATGTTCTGCAGCTCCTCTGCCGTGTTAGCTGGAAGGGCAATCCCTCTCTTTCTAGAAACAAAACAATGAGCGTGGCAGTCCAACCTAAGACAGGATCCAAGCAGGCCTAACAGGGTGGAACAGACTCAGGAGCCCCAGCCTCCTCAGAGGACCACAGCAAGAAACATGGGCTTCCTTCCATCCAACTCCTCTCATTagacagatgggaaaactgaggcccagggcatAGGGAGCCAGGCCCAGCATCCTTCCTACACCTCTGCCCCTGAGCCACAAGTCAGCAAACCTCAAGGGGGACAAACAGGTGGAAGTTGTTTGTGGGAATGCACATGTGTGTAcgcatacacgcacacacacaccatccaCATCCCTGGTGGGCTGATGCCTGGAAACCAGGAAATTGCCAGGGCAAGCCCACAACTTCCTCCTCAGACCCAAGGAGCAGACAGAGCCAGCTCTGGTCCTATATCTGGTCAGGGGTTATCAGAGGCAGTAACTACAGCATCACAATTCCAGGGCAGGGTAGGACAGGCGCCAGTTGGTTCCTTTTCCACCTTCTATCTGGCCAGCACATCAGAGAGGCTTGCCAGGCCCTATGTGCAGGGGGACACATGGGTGGGGCCCCATGAGCCTGTCATTCAGCTCACAGCTTTCTCCTCCACCACCCTCTCCCCCAGAGCAGGGCCAGACCACAGCAAAACAGCCAGGCCTCACTGAAATGGCCCTTCTGGCTTGCAGGCTCCTTCTCCTGCTTagcctctctgcctccttcccagcGGTGGGAAGCCAGGTGCAAGCtccgggtgtgtgtgtggggtcctCCCTTCTGCATAGGCTCCTGCCTGTTCCTCCTCACACCTTGACTCTGTTTACAGGTCACCCTGGGATTTCCCCACTTTTAAGGTAGAAGAGACAACCAAGGAACACCAGACATCAAGAAATGCTTCTTGggctcggcgtctgtggctcaagtggctaaggcgccagccacacacacctgagctggcgggttcaaatccagcccaggccagacaaacaatgatggctgcaaccaaaaaatagctgggcgttgtggcgggcgcctgtagtcccagctacttgggaggcggagacaggagaatcgcttaagcccaggagttggaggttgctgtgaactgtgatgccacggcactctgcctagggcaacagcttgaggctctgtctcaaaaaaaaaaaaaaaaagaagggcggcgcctatggctcagtcggtaaggcgccggccccatataccgagggtgacagcttcaaacccggccctggccaaactgcaaccaaaaaatagccgggcgttgtggcgggcgcctgcagtcccagctactcgggaggctgaggcaggagaatcacttaagcccaggagttggaggttgctgtgagctgtgtgaggccacggcactccactgagggccataaagtgagactctgtctcaaaaaaaaaaaaaaaaagaaaaaaagaaatgcttcttggttggcttggtgcctatagctcaagtggctagggtgccagccacatacactggagctggcaggttcgaatccagcccaggcctgccaaacaaccatgacaactacaataaaaaagaaaaatagccaggcgttgtggtgggcacctgtagtcccagctacttgggaggctgaggcaagagaatctcttaagcccaagagtttgaggttgctgtgagctgtgacaccatagcactctacccagggtgacagcttgagactctgtctcaaaaaaaaaaagaaaagaaatgtttcttgGGAAGGTGTGCTGATTCACACCCGAAATCCTGGcgatttgagaggctgaggcaagaggatcatatgaggccaagagcttgagaccagcctggccaacacagTGAGGCTCCATCattactaaaaatttaaattttagttcaattctaaaaaattagaaaaattagccaagtgttgtgacgcacacctatagtcccagctgctttggaggctgaggtgggaggatcacttgagcccaggactttgaggttgctgtgagctatggatgatacctctgcactctagcttgagtgacaagagcaagaccttgtcgcaaaaaaaataaattaaattaaaaataaaaaataaatagggcggcacctgtggctcagaggagtagggccctagccccatataccggaggtggtgggttcaaacccagccatggccaaaaaaataaataataataataaaaaaaataaataaataaatagaaatgtaaaatgcttGTAACATGAGGCATCAAGCAAGAGAATAGACAAAAGACACTCGTGGGAAACAAAGCAGCGAACAGAAGAAaactcagaacaaaacaaaaacctaaccTAAAGGAATATCCTCAAGGAGATGAGGAGACATCACGTCCTTGAAGCAAGGAAGTCTCTTTGTAAAAAGGAGATGTTCAGACAGTAAGAACGAGTTCTCGGGAATTTAAAAGAGAATATGGCAGCAACAATCAGGATGTAATAATCGGAGAAGAAACTCAAAGTGAAGAAATCCTCCAGAAAGTAGAACAAAAGGACAAGATGGAAAACGAGGAGCACACAGCTAAGAAAATAAGAAGATTAAATTAGGGAGTCCAAGCATCCAATTATCCACAGCGcaagaacagaaaacagaaaggagggcggcgcctgtggctcaaaggagtagggcgccggccccatatgctggaggtggtgggttcaaacccagccctgaccaaaaactgcaaaaaaaccaaagaaaacagaaaggaggaaATTCCCAAAGAAATATTAGTTTGACTTATATACCACTTAAGTTCTTATGGGCTACtgctattaaaatattaaaatatctttcacTACAAATATGTATTCCTTAAGCCCCTAGatctttcctcttcttcatctGGTAGGCTCAGTCCCTGTGAATGCCCAGTAGGGACCACCAAGGAGCCACCCTGGTGTCCCCCACCTGCTGATCAGCCCATCACGGCCTTTACCAGCAGCCCTGCACAACACTTGGGAAACGGTGCCCTGGCACAGTGCTGGCACCCAGAGGACAGATGCTCAGTCCCTGTGGAAGCCCCCAGTGCCCTCCCCAAAAGCCACCCTCACAAAGCTGTGCCCAGTAACCATGGCCCCTGGTTGTGACATATTCTATTTGGGTATCATTCTGGGAATTAGTGGATGGAAGGCAAGGAGGTGACATTAAGCCTCCAGCTCCCATATTGCCCAACCCAGGGGCCACATTTGCCTTGGGTCCCTGGACTAGCTCGGTGTGACTTTCCCAATGGTCCTCCTGCAGCTCCCAGGACCCCACAACACTTCCTGCCGGGCTCTGCCCTCGGGCCCTTCCCTCTCTGACTCTGCCTTCTACACACCTGCCCAGATGAACTCATCTCTTTTCACAGTTTTCACCCAGGATCCCAAGGTCTACACATTGCCATTTGAGGGGCTATGACATGCCAGGCACTGGACAGACAGCAGTGACCAAGATGCACCCATGCATCGGaacacctcccctccccccagagcTCTCTCTGCCCAGGGTTCTGCATTTGCACCTGGGTCCCCCATCCACCCAGCTGCCCAAACCAGAGGCAGGGGCCTCTCCCCAACTCCCCATCTCCCTTGCCTACCAAACTGCCAGTCCAAAAGAACTTGttattttgctttctatttgctttctatttctccTCTTGGCTTCCTCtcctccagcctccctcctcaACAGTCaccaaga from Nycticebus coucang isolate mNycCou1 chromosome 21, mNycCou1.pri, whole genome shotgun sequence carries:
- the ADA gene encoding adenosine deaminase isoform X2, whose protein sequence is MAQTPAFDKPKVELHVHLDGAIRPETILYYGRKRGIALPANTAEELQNIIGMDKPLTLPAFLAKFDYYMPVIAGCREAIKRIAYEFVESKAKEGVVYVEVRYSPHLLANSKVEPIPWNQAEGDLTPDEVVALVGQGLKEGERDFGVKVRTILCCMRHQPNWSPEVVELCKKYRRQDVVAVDLAGDETIPGSSLMPGHVQAYEEAVKSGIHRTVHAGEVGSPEVVREAVDILKTERLGHGYHTLESEALYSRLLLENMHFEVCPWSSYLTGAWKPETEHAVVRFKNDQANYSLNTDDPLIFKSTLDTDYQMTKRSMGFTEEEFKRLNINAAKSSFLPEDEKRELLNLLYKAYGMPSSAIAAGKHP
- the ADA gene encoding adenosine deaminase isoform X1, with translation MAQTPAFDKPKVELHVHLDGAIRPETILYYGRKRGIALPANTAEELQNIIGMDKPLTLPAFLAKFDYYMPVIAGCREAIKRIAYEFVESKAKEGVVYVEVRYSPHLLANSKVEPIPWNQAEGDLTPDEVVALVGQGLKEGERDFGVKVRTILCCMRHQPNWSPEVVELCKKYRRQDVVAVDLAGDETIPGSSLMPGHVQAYEEAVKSGIHRTVHAGEVGSPEVVREAVDILKTERLGHGYHTLESEALYSRLLLENMHFEVCPWSSYLTGAWKPETEHAVVRFKNDQANYSLNTDDPLIFKSTLDTDYQMTKRSMGFTEEEFKRLNINAAKSSFLPEDEKRELLNLLYKAYGMPSSAIAGKHP